From the genome of Brassica oleracea var. oleracea cultivar TO1000 chromosome C4, BOL, whole genome shotgun sequence:
NNNNNNNNNNNNNNNNNNNNNNNNNNNNNNNNNNNNNNNNNNNNNNNNNNNNNNNNNNNNNNNNNNNNNNNNNNNNNNNNNNNNNNNNNNNNNNNNNNNNNNNNNNNNNNNNNNNNNNNNNNNNNNNNNNNNNNNNNNNNNNNNNNNNNNNNNNNNNNNNNNNNNNNNNNNNNNNNNNNNNNNNNNNNNNNNNNNNNNNNNNNNNNNNNNNNNNNNNNNNNNNNNNNNNNNNATTTTTGTATTTATAAAAACTATTTTTAAATATTTTTTTCAGTTAATATTTATTGAAACAATTTTTAAATATGTTTTCTATTTCAATTATAATTTTATATTTTCGAATTTCAATTTAAAAAAATAAATTTATAATTTTTTTTTTTTAATTTTGGAAATATTCCGAGGAAGTGTATTCCTCGGGATATTCCGACGACAACTTCCTCGGAAAATTCCGAGGAAGTGCTCCCTCGGTATATTTCGAGGACCTGTCCGACGAACTGGTGGTCCTCGGAGTTTCCTCGGAAATTCATTTCCTCGGAATTCCGTCGGAAATTTCCGAGGGATTTCCGAGGAAAAATGAATTTCCGAGGAGTTATTTCCGAGGACATGTTTCGTCGGTATGTCGTCGGAATAACGTTATTCCGACGACATACCGACGATTTTTTCCCTCAATATACCGATGTTTTCTTGTAGTGCAATAACGTGGCTATAGAGAAAATATTTGTGGCTACAAAAGAAAACAGCCACGCTTATTTGTCCGAAAATTACAGTGGCTATAGCTTCGTGGCTAAAAAAAAATCGTGGCTAATTGCCACGCTTTTACCACGCGCGTTTTCGTTGCTCATTTAGCCACGGTACTAATTAAAAGTGTGGCTATATATAGTGGCTACCATAGCCACGGTTTTGTCACTTTCTTTATCGTAGCTACGTTAACAACGTTTGTGCTACTATTTTCTTCGTTGCTATTCTAGCCAACGTAGCCACGATTTAGCCACTGTGTTTTAGTGGCTTTGTTGTAGCCACGGTTTTTAAAAGAATTTCGTTTGGTTAGTTTTAATTATCCAATTTTTCATATTAGATATTCATTCAAATTATTAAACATTGCACATTCAATAAACACGACAACTTCATATATATATATAAAAGATAAATCTTAGATTCATCATTCATAAAAACTTACATAGACAAGGTTAAGAGTTTTGAGTCTAAGAAGACTATCAAAAGACCTTGTTACAAAAGAGGTTATAAGATAAACAACCAACTTCTAAATGCCATTGGGAGGATTAGGCTGAGCAGTTGGTGCTTGAGGCTGATCAAGGCTGATCAGAAGTCTGTCCAGTAGGTGCTTGCGGGGGCCTAAGTGTTTGGAGGAGCTGATTGATTGCTTCCCTTGTTGATGCAAAGTCCTGCCTCATGTCTAAGACGTCCTGCTTCACCCCAGCAACGTCCTGCTTCACCCCAGCAACATCAGCAGTGACACGTTGGAGGCTTGTCTCAAGACCGCCCACACGCATCTCCAGCTCCAGGTTGCAGGCAAGACCATTGGGGACGCGTGTAGAAGGCACATGCTCCCTGTATTGTTCACTGCCCAGTCCGTAAACATATCCCCTCTTACTCTTGGCATTCTGTAAGAGAAATGGAAAAATATTCAAAACCAAGCAAGACAAAACAGAAGCTAACATAAGGCAATTTGATCAACTCAGGTAACACAATCAACATTTTAAATAAATTGATCATATGCAATGAAATTTTCAAAACAGAACAGAACATTAAAAAATTTCCGAGAATGAAAATGTTAAGTGATCATACCTTCAGATAAGCTTTGTTTAACATGAGGCGAGAAGGAGCAGATGATGCACTTGGACTCCCGGGTGATCCTTCAGTGTTAGAGAGCTGTGTGGCTTCCATCTCGGCCTGAGTTACCAGTTCTTCAGCACGATAGTCCACAAAAGTCCCATCTGCTCTGGAGTGTGTCTTCCTGACAAGGGCAGTGTAGGATGGTGGTTCTCCCGTAGCAGACGCTTGCTTCTGCAAAAAAAAAAAATTAGGAAGACAGTTAGAAAAAAAATATTTCAGAGCATAGACATGGAAGATACCATGTTATACGCTATCCTTGCAAAAGACCTAGGTCCTGCATTATGCTTGTGGCAACCTTTACCCACCGGATCAGACTTGCGGCTGGTAGCAGCCTTCTTGCTTTTCTTTTTAGCTGAATCAGTTGCCCAATACTCCAGAAGGAGTGTCCAGTCGCTAACACTGTTGTACTTTGGCTTCTTGTGTTGCCTCTTCTTCTTGCTAATCTTTTCACCAATGGTTGTCCAAGTTTCTTTCTTCCACAGACCGTAGACCAAGTCATCAAACTGAGACTCCCAGTAGAAATTTTGCTACAGAAAAAAAAAACAGTAAGTGATTTAAAACATGTAAGACGCATATATATAACGTATACTAGACAATTACCACAAACGTTTGCCACCATGAATCCTTCCTTTCCTCAGGAACCTTCCTCCAACTCTTCCAAGGACCCATGTAGTATCCTTGCCAAGTTGCACGGATGAAAGCATGGACAGATGGGTCAATACCAAACCTAAGATGATAACAAACATTAGTAAACAATACTATGACAAAATCCTACAGAAACTATCACAAAACAATCCTAACAGAAACAATCCTAGGCAATCACAGACACAATTCAAATAAAAGAAACATTCCAAGAGGAGGAAGTGATCTTACCATAAAGCTCCATTCAGCTTATCAGGATGGAGATGTGGCTGTAAAGGTGAGTTGAGCATTGCATTAAGGGTCATTTGCGGGAAGCTGTTGGAACGAGATGAGGAAGCAGTATGGTTTAGAGCGGGTCCAATAGCACCAGGAGGCATAGGAGGAGATCCAAGATGGTTAAAAGCGGGTCCAGTAGCACCAGGGGGCATATGAGGAGATCCAGCATGGTTAAAAACGGGTCCAATAGCACCAGGAGGCATAGGAGGAGACGCAACATGCGTTCCGTGTACTCTTGTTGAGTTCATCTGTTCACAACCAAAGAAAACACATTAGATCTTACGTATTCATCGTTTAGAGAAAACAAAGAGAGAAAGACAAATCTAACAAAGAGAGACAATACAGAGACAGAAACAGCAAGCTTACAAAGTAGACAGTCTAATACCTTAGATCGAAAGCCCTAGAGCTTACAAAGTAGACAGACTAGTTACAAAATAGACAGACTAAAACCCTAGATTGAAAACCCTAGAGCTCACAAAACAAAACAAAACAAAAACCGAAGGTTTAGATCGAAAACAAGAAATAAACATGCAAGACGAACACAAAGAAGA
Proteins encoded in this window:
- the LOC106341087 gene encoding uncharacterized protein LOC106341087 isoform X1 yields the protein MNSTRVHGTHVASPPMPPGAIGPVFNHAGSPHMPPGATGPAFNHLGSPPMPPGAIGPALNHTASSSRSNSFPQMTLNAMLNSPLQPHLHPDKLNGALWFGIDPSVHAFIRATWQGYYMGPWKSWRKVPEERKDSWWQTFVQNFYWESQFDDLVYGLWKKETWTTIGEKISKKKRQHKKPKYNSVSDWTLLLEYWATDSAKKKSKKAATSRKSDPVGKGCHKHNAGPRSFARIAYNMKQASATGEPPSYTALVRKTHSRADGTFVDYRAEELVTQAEMEATQLSNTEGSPGSPSASSAPSRLMLNKAYLKNAKSKRGYVYGLGSEQYREHVPSTRVPNGLACNLELEMRVGGLETSLQRVTADVAGVKQDVAGVKQDVLDMRQDFASTREAINQLLQTLRPPQAPTGQTSDQP
- the LOC106341087 gene encoding uncharacterized protein LOC106341087 isoform X2; translation: MNSTRVHGTHVASPPMPPGAIGPVFNHAGSPHMPPGATGPAFNHLGSPPMPPGAIGPALNHTASSSRSNSFPQMTLNAMLNSPLQPHLHPDKLNGALWFGIDPSVHAFIRATWQGYYMGPWKSWRKVPEERKDSWWQTFVQNFYWESQFDDLVYGLWKKETWTTIGEKISKKKRQHKKPKYNSVSDWTLLLEYWATDSAKKKSKKAATSRKSDPVGKGCHKHNAGPRSFARIAYNMQASATGEPPSYTALVRKTHSRADGTFVDYRAEELVTQAEMEATQLSNTEGSPGSPSASSAPSRLMLNKAYLKNAKSKRGYVYGLGSEQYREHVPSTRVPNGLACNLELEMRVGGLETSLQRVTADVAGVKQDVAGVKQDVLDMRQDFASTREAINQLLQTLRPPQAPTGQTSDQP
- the LOC106341087 gene encoding uncharacterized protein LOC106341087 isoform X3 codes for the protein MNSTRVHGTHVASPPMPPGAIGPVFNHAGSPHMPPGATGPAFNHLGSPPMPPGAIGPALNHTASSSRSNSFPQMTLNAMLNSPLQPHLHPDKLNGALWFGIDPSVHAFIRATWQGYYMGPWKSWRKVPEERKDSWWQTFVQNFYWESQFDDLVYGLWKKETWTTIGEKISKKKRQHKKPKYNSVSDWTLLLEYWATDSAKKKSKKAATSRKSDPKQASATGEPPSYTALVRKTHSRADGTFVDYRAEELVTQAEMEATQLSNTEGSPGSPSASSAPSRLMLNKAYLKNAKSKRGYVYGLGSEQYREHVPSTRVPNGLACNLELEMRVGGLETSLQRVTADVAGVKQDVAGVKQDVLDMRQDFASTREAINQLLQTLRPPQAPTGQTSDQP